The Bremerella cremea sequence ACGGCCAAGAAGGTCAGCTTACAGGTCTATCGCAACGATAACACCGTCATCCTCCGGGGTGCCCAAGATGCCGCTCGGAGCTGGGGCGAAGTCATCCGCGCCATGGATACCCCATCGCATAGCGACGCCTTTCGCACATCGCTCGTCGCCTTCCGCAATGCCGACCGAGCCGATGTCGCCAAAGCACTCGATCCTTTGAAGGATGCTGAAAACAGCTTAGCCAAACGTCAGGTTTTTGAAGCCCTGAAGGGTGTGGCCGATAAAAAGTCCCTCCGTTGGAGCGGCGACCTGGCTGCGATGATCTTCCAGCCAGAATCTCCGGAAGCTGCTGCCGAACAGGACGACAATGCCGCTCAGATCATTGGTCAATCGAACGGTCAGGCACCGATCGATATTCCCGCCGAAGCGGATCCCAACAACCCCCAGTTCACCATCACGCCTGAAGAAGATGGTGGCTTGATCGGCCCCGTTCAGATCGAGTTTTTGGAAGGTTTGGACGTGATCGTGGTTCGCGGTCATGCTCGCGACGTCGCTCGTATCACGCGAATCATCAACGATATCGAAAAGCTAAGTGTCGAAACTCGTCCTGTGATCGAAGTTCGCGAACTGTTACACGCCAACAGCGAAGCGGTCGCCACGATCATCAACGAGCTATACGAAAGCATGCTCAATACGCGTTACGGTCAGGTCAGCATCGTTGCCCTGAACAAGCCAAACGCGATTTTGTTGATTGGTCGCGAGCAAAGCGTGCAAGGCATCCTGGAACTGATCGACGAACTGGATATGCCGGTTGGTCCCTCCAAGGGAATGCGGGTTTTCCTGCTCTCGCATCTTGCTGCTTCGGATGCCCAAACGCAACTCAACGAGTTCTATACCGACCCAACCGGCCTGGCCACGCGTATTCGTGTGATTGCCGATAACCGTAGCAACGCGGTCATCGTCGCTGCCAGCCCCCGCGACATGATCGAAATCGAAGCACTCATCAAGCAAATCGATATCCCCAAAAGCGATTCGACTTTGCAACTTGAAATCGTGCAGCTTAACAACTCGGTGGCTGAAGACTTGGCTCCCGTTTTGCAGGAAGCGATTACCGGCGTTACCACCCAAGGTGGCAACCAGCAAGGTGGACGGCAAGTGAGTGCCGCCGTGCGAATCGCGATGCTAACGTTTATGACGCTAGATGCGGAAAGCAAACAAGTCCTGCGTTCCGGTATTTTGAACGAAGTGCTGGTCACTGCGGATGTTCGCTCGAATAGCCTGATCATTCGTGCCCCGGAAAACAGCATGCCGCTGGTTCTGGCCGTGGTAAAGCATCTCGATTCGCAACCTTCCGCCGAATCGCAGATCAAGGTCTTCACGATCATCAACGGCGATGCGACCCAGCTTTCCAACATGCTGAACGAACTGTTCCAAACCGTTCAGTCGTCTAACAGTCAAGCTCAACAAGCCAATCCCTTCTTCGCCGCAGCGGGTGGTGGTTTGGGTGGATCAGGCGAATCGAGCCTGATTCCGTTGAACTTCACCGTCGATACCCGTACCAATAGTATCATTGCCTCCGGTTCGTCCTCTGCCCTGACCGTGGTGGAAGCGATCTTGCTTCGCTTGGATCAAGACGAAGCGACCGAACGCAAGAGCACTGTGGTTCGTTTGCTCAATGCTCGGGCCGACATGGTCGCCGAATCGTTGACGGCGTTGCTCGATGAACAACGACAATTGCAAACGCTCGATCCCTCGGTGGTCAGCCCGTTCCAACAATTGGTGCGTGACGTGATCGTCGTGCCAGAACTGTTCAGCAATAGCTTAATCATCAGTGCGACCCCGCAATACTTCGACCAGGTGCTGGAAATCATCCGCGAACTGGATGCCCGGCCACCGATGGTGATGCTGCAAGTGCTGATCGCCGACGTTCGTTTGAACGACACGGAAGAATTCGGAATCGAACTTGGCTTGCAGGACTCGCTTCTGTTTGATCGAAGCGTTGTTTCCAGCGGTACTTCAGTTCCCGGCTTCAACTTCAATAACCCACCCCTTGGCAATAGCTCGAGTGCAGCTAGTCTGGCGACAGCTGGTGCAGTCGGTTCGCAAGGTTTGACCAACTTCGCTTTGGGACGAACCAGTGAACTTGGGTATGGCGGTTTTGTATTCTCGGCGGCCAGCGAATCGGTAAGCGTGCTGGTACGAGCCTTAGAACAAGAAAGCCGACTGGAGGTGCTCGCTCGTCCACATATTCAAACCATGGACAATCAGCCTGGCTTTATTCAGGTTGGTCAACGTGTTCCTTATATCACCTCCACGCAGCAAACCAATAACGGTACGATCAACTCGACTGAGTTAATCAACACCGGGATCATCCTCAGCGTGACACCACGCGTTAGCCCCGACGGCATGGTCGTGATGGCACTGCAAGCCGAACGTTCGGCCACAGGCTCGGATGCGGACGGCGTGCCTGTTTCGATCAACCAGAACGGCGACGTGATCCGTTCACCACGTATCGATACCCAAACAGCAACCGCCGTGGTGAGTGCCCGCTCGGGACAGACGATCGTCTTCGGTGGTTTGATCAACAACGCAGTGGAAGTCGAAAACCGCCAAGTTCCGCTGATCGGCGATATTCCGCTCTTGGGTCGCTTCTTCCGTTACGACAAATACAACTCGGCACGAAGTGAGTTGCTGATCATCATCACGCCGATCGTGGTGCGAACGGAAGCCGATGCAGAATACCTGAAAGAGCAGGAAATGTGCCGCATGAGTTGGTGCTTGGCAGACGTGGCCAATTTGTACGGAACGGAAGCCTTACGCGGTCTTGACCAATCGATGCCCATGGACGCCGGTATCATGGCAATCAACCCGGATGAAAATCCAACGGGCTTCCCGAACGTCGTGCCACCGCTTTACCAAATGCCACCTGCGGGACCGCAGAACCCAGTTATTCCTTTCCCTGAACACTTGCCACAGCCACCGATGCGGCAGCAAATGCCTCCTCAGATGCAGCCGCAAGGTGCTCGTCAGTCGAACATCCCCGCTTTCCAGCAGAACGGTTCCGCCTTGCGACCTGTCAACATGGAAGCGGCTGGCGTGCGTCCGGTTGATTACCAACAACGCTCCTACCCGGCAATGCAACCGCAAGCTCAGCCACAGCAGAGCTACTATGCTCCGCAGGCTCCTCAACAACAGCAACCGGTTCGCTAGTGCCCCAGGGAAAACAAAAGGAGACACAATACCATGCGACGTATCACCATCGCGATTTGCTTGTTTTGCCTCACGATCCTCTCTGCAAGTGGTTGCACATCGCTAGGCAAAATGCCCAAGATGCCTTGGGAAAACGATGAACCAGAATATAAGCTGCCCATTAAAATGGTCGTCAACTGGAAGGACACCATTCGGTACAATCCGAACGATCCTGCGGTACGCGGCTTTGGCGGGCGGGTTCACTTTTACGACGAATCGAACCGTCCGGTCCGCGTTGAAGGCCAACTAACCGTGTACGGTTACGATGATTCGCGTCCTGGAGAAGCCGACCCAGAACGCCCTGATCGCAAGTTTATCTTCGAGGCAGATAAGCTGCAAACGCACTACAGCATGTCCAAGCTGGGACACTCGTATAGTTTTTGGGTTCCTTGGGATCGAGTGGGTGGCGACCAGAAGGAAATCACTTTGGCTCCCTTCTTCCGTACATCCGCAGGCCAAGTGCTGATGGGGGAACAGACCACCCAAGCATTGCCAGGCATCGTCAAGCGGCCCAACCAAGACTTGCAGCAAAATTGGTCACCTAGCCCCAGCGATCAGTTGCCGCCCGATGTGGCTCAGGTAACCTATCAGCGCAAATCGTATACGCCGGCAGGCCTGCAAAACGAACCGTCAGAGAACCAGTCGAAACTTCGCACGACGACAATTACTTTGCCAACATCGGTTCAAGATAGCCTGCGTAACTCGGCACTGCCAACCCAGTCGCCGCGCACAAGCTCCACCAAAGCAAACGTGCCCGCTGTCCAACAGCCGGCAAACACGTTCGAGCGCTACCCACGGCCACTGATGGAGCAGCAACAAGCGATCAACAATGCGGGTCCGTTTAAGAGCCGGGCCCCGCAATCGATGCAGCTGAAACCAGGGATCAACATGCAAAGCTTCCGGCCAGACTTTACCAGTTCCGCGAAGTATAGCGATTACTTGTCTAACGGAAGCTCGTTACCCAGTCGGCAGAGCTTGACTATTGCTCCTGGCTCGGTTCCAGGACAACAACCTGGTTATCAACCTCAGACACACCAGGCTCAAGTGACACAAACCGGTCAACGAGTTCAAAATCATCTTCAGATGCCACAGACCCCGTCACCGTGGCCACACGGCCTTCCACAATCACGGTCACGTTAGGGAACTTGGCAACCTTGCTAACGCGTCGGCTGATGTCGCCGTTGACGACAGAGATCGGAATCGAGGGGTGCTTAAACTTAATGGCTAATCGCGTGGGCAAACGAGCCTTATCGTTTTGCCCAAAGCCATTTTGGAAAGCCTGATTCCCAAACATACTGTTGAAGCCACCAAACTGGCCGAAGCTGCTTCGCGACGTGCTGCGGCTACCAAGCCCGTTTGTCATGCCGCCGATGGATCCCGTAGTACCTCCACCTCCTCCAAACGGATTGAGTGCGTTTTGAGACATCATCGATGTCCCACCGTTGGAGACCCCCGCAGATCCCGAACCTCCAGAGGATCCACCAAAGTTTCCACTCGCCGAGCTTGAACCACTAGAGATGGAGCCGTTGCCGAATGTTGGGGTAGGCAACGGGGACGAGAACATGTTCGACCCAGGAGTGATCGATCCGCCCAGGTTGCTATTGGAATTCGTCCCAAAACTACTGCTTGGCTGCTGAATCGTTTGCGCAGCGATATTCCCAGCACCCCAGCTAAGGGAACCAAGTAGGGCGACACAGATCCCGGCAATCCAGTTCTTGCGCATGGTTTTCTCGTCCTTGGCGAGCAATCTTCAAATTTGGTAACCGCGCATTGATTTCTCTGTACCCCATTATTGCGGACTTCTCTGCAGATACCAAGAGAATTTCATGCGGTCGGCAAAGGATGGGTTGATCTATACCATCGGCTAACCAGGCCCGGATTGAGTGGTCTTATCGTGTTGGGCAATACAATGCTTGCAAGTGGCAACATTCTGCTACCAGGTAGGGGTTCTCCAGGCGAATATTCCGTTACAATCTTGAAACTTTGCCTGACCAAGCCGGGTAATGATGGGTAGTAGTCCTGCTCTCAACCTGTTCTCTGTTCACCACTTAAGGTGCTTTGCAATGAGATTTCGCCCCACCCTCTTCAGCTTGCTTCTCGCTTTGCTGGCTGCCACAAGCAGTATCGCTGCGGAACCGAACGCGGCTCAGATCATGTCTGACCAAACGGTGGTCTTTCTGCGTATCGCAGACACACAAGATTACGTTAAAAAGCTCGATCAAACGGCAATCGGGCGGGCCGCTAGCGATCCGCAAATGCAACCGTTTGTGAACGGTATTTGGCAGACACTCAAGCAATCGGTTGCCGACGCGGAAGAGCGAAGCGGCATTTCGCTGGAAGAACTGCTGAGCATTCCGCAAGGAGAACTGGCGATCGGCGTGGTGGCCATGCAAGAAGGCAACCCGGGCGTCGTCATCTTGTGCGAACTTGGCGAAGATACCCGCGTGACCGAAAAAGTGCTCGACTTGCTGGAAACAGTCGCCACCAACGATGGTGCAACGATCGAGCGCAACAAATTCAAAAACT is a genomic window containing:
- a CDS encoding secretin N-terminal domain-containing protein, with the protein product MTQTLAHTFVVMLCGMLCVPAWAQTPPQETQIQAYRIAPEKLDNLSSVLKQLFDAKSGVSISTDPSSNQMIVSAPAATQLQIAEFVNRSGYQVGSPVVTPQPTTMEQAEVRVRPQPAPAPTPAPTSKVKPASQAAKYQRTKDLGDGMIELEIQLNNLKGEALESGINKLVGKQIPVSYSAEGALVIMTLPTNTAKKVSLQVYRNDNTVILRGAQDAARSWGEVIRAMDTPSHSDAFRTSLVAFRNADRADVAKALDPLKDAENSLAKRQVFEALKGVADKKSLRWSGDLAAMIFQPESPEAAAEQDDNAAQIIGQSNGQAPIDIPAEADPNNPQFTITPEEDGGLIGPVQIEFLEGLDVIVVRGHARDVARITRIINDIEKLSVETRPVIEVRELLHANSEAVATIINELYESMLNTRYGQVSIVALNKPNAILLIGREQSVQGILELIDELDMPVGPSKGMRVFLLSHLAASDAQTQLNEFYTDPTGLATRIRVIADNRSNAVIVAASPRDMIEIEALIKQIDIPKSDSTLQLEIVQLNNSVAEDLAPVLQEAITGVTTQGGNQQGGRQVSAAVRIAMLTFMTLDAESKQVLRSGILNEVLVTADVRSNSLIIRAPENSMPLVLAVVKHLDSQPSAESQIKVFTIINGDATQLSNMLNELFQTVQSSNSQAQQANPFFAAAGGGLGGSGESSLIPLNFTVDTRTNSIIASGSSSALTVVEAILLRLDQDEATERKSTVVRLLNARADMVAESLTALLDEQRQLQTLDPSVVSPFQQLVRDVIVVPELFSNSLIISATPQYFDQVLEIIRELDARPPMVMLQVLIADVRLNDTEEFGIELGLQDSLLFDRSVVSSGTSVPGFNFNNPPLGNSSSAASLATAGAVGSQGLTNFALGRTSELGYGGFVFSAASESVSVLVRALEQESRLEVLARPHIQTMDNQPGFIQVGQRVPYITSTQQTNNGTINSTELINTGIILSVTPRVSPDGMVVMALQAERSATGSDADGVPVSINQNGDVIRSPRIDTQTATAVVSARSGQTIVFGGLINNAVEVENRQVPLIGDIPLLGRFFRYDKYNSARSELLIIITPIVVRTEADAEYLKEQEMCRMSWCLADVANLYGTEALRGLDQSMPMDAGIMAINPDENPTGFPNVVPPLYQMPPAGPQNPVIPFPEHLPQPPMRQQMPPQMQPQGARQSNIPAFQQNGSALRPVNMEAAGVRPVDYQQRSYPAMQPQAQPQQSYYAPQAPQQQQPVR
- a CDS encoding BON domain-containing protein yields the protein MRKNWIAGICVALLGSLSWGAGNIAAQTIQQPSSSFGTNSNSNLGGSITPGSNMFSSPLPTPTFGNGSISSGSSSASGNFGGSSGGSGSAGVSNGGTSMMSQNALNPFGGGGGTTGSIGGMTNGLGSRSTSRSSFGQFGGFNSMFGNQAFQNGFGQNDKARLPTRLAIKFKHPSIPISVVNGDISRRVSKVAKFPNVTVIVEGRVATVTGSVASEDDFELVDRFVSLEPGVSEVDNQVVVLEPSQEQ